In Alteromonas mediterranea DE, a single genomic region encodes these proteins:
- a CDS encoding ExeA family protein, whose protein sequence is MYQGFFHFTEMPFSLTPNTDFFCALAPHNEALKVILSALSMSEGFIKVTGEVGTGKTLLCRKLINHLSDKFVACYLPNPYLSPDELRLAFAKELGIDVDTTGDIRGLHSAIEAKLLTLKKEGRQAVLIIDEAQSLSWDALEMLRLFSNLETEKSKLLQIVLFGQPELDDNLNNPKVRQIRQRISFSYRLRTMTSAEVDYYIGHRLTTAGGSEHLISKGLRAFVALATKGTPRLVNIVSHKILLRAYGQGKASANWAHTVSAVLDTDDCKRRLVPRQSIIILSLGVVAALGMLHVYGAASL, encoded by the coding sequence ATGTACCAGGGCTTTTTTCACTTTACCGAGATGCCGTTTTCGCTTACCCCGAATACGGACTTCTTCTGCGCGCTAGCGCCGCATAATGAAGCGTTGAAAGTCATTTTGTCGGCGTTGAGTATGTCTGAAGGCTTTATCAAAGTAACCGGTGAAGTTGGTACGGGTAAAACCCTACTGTGCCGTAAGTTAATCAACCACCTTTCTGACAAATTTGTGGCTTGCTATTTACCCAACCCTTACCTATCACCAGATGAGCTTCGCTTAGCGTTTGCAAAAGAGCTCGGTATTGATGTCGATACTACAGGCGATATTCGGGGCTTGCACAGCGCCATAGAGGCCAAGCTTTTAACCCTTAAAAAAGAGGGCCGACAGGCGGTGCTGATCATTGATGAAGCACAGTCGCTAAGTTGGGACGCCCTAGAAATGCTTCGGCTGTTTAGTAATCTCGAAACGGAAAAAAGCAAGCTGCTTCAAATTGTTTTATTTGGTCAACCTGAACTTGACGATAACTTAAATAACCCAAAAGTGAGGCAAATTCGCCAGCGTATTAGTTTTTCATATAGGTTACGCACCATGACTTCTGCTGAGGTTGATTATTACATTGGCCATAGGTTGACCACGGCAGGGGGGAGCGAACACTTAATCTCCAAAGGCTTGCGTGCCTTTGTTGCTTTGGCTACTAAAGGTACGCCAAGGCTGGTTAATATTGTCTCTCACAAAATCCTTCTTCGCGCTTATGGTCAGGGTAAAGCTTCAGCGAACTGGGCGCATACGGTTAGCGCCGTATTAGATACCGACGATTGCAAGCGCCGTCTTGTACCGAGGCAAAGCATTATTATTTTGTCGCTTGGCGTAGTCGCCGCGCTGGGTATGCTTCACGTATACGGGGCGGCTAGCCTATGA